A single Wolbachia endosymbiont (group A) of Bibio marci DNA region contains:
- a CDS encoding helicase RepA family protein, whose protein sequence is MKYDEGKLWAAVITRAIQDAAGKNPKLKKEACQWIRSRSFETVCELANLDFKRLKNMLNKFGINKENFMDFSSKNALKIKSLLINNIKDCLSYLLPDGKSYQDKFYIGSRNGNKIIVEMEGENAGNWYNLIEEKKGNIVDLWTLVKGNIDSAETWLNGKDERSSTLQEKQNEEKAFSVNHYLNDKSPMPKDIIGPRILTPGGLLVIGGTPKIGKSHFLLSLLVHLAAGRSFLGMKPTRSLKIFYLQNEMEYDYIRERIQQLNKLPHLATENLVVTNKMNLTLNEEGIEKIKNMVEEKFDLVVIDSPYNSVNYGLQHAIEKLRSKINPMAGIIITNHTKKVSTSILEKNLFQALVGANALRSFYTSGIVIFQPNKRTNILQVVYELRNGRSILTKFINKINGCWKSANVIART, encoded by the coding sequence TTGAAGTATGACGAAGGAAAGTTGTGGGCTGCTGTTATTACTAGAGCTATTCAGGATGCAGCAGGAAAAAACCCTAAACTTAAAAAAGAGGCTTGTCAATGGATTCGCTCACGATCTTTTGAAACTGTTTGTGAGCTGGCTAATCTTGACTTTAAACGTCTAAAAAATATGTTGAACAAATTTGGAATAAACAAGGAGAATTTTATGGATTTTTCATCTAAAAATGCTTTAAAAATAAAATCATTATTAATTAATAATATCAAAGATTGTTTATCTTATTTGTTGCCTGATGGCAAATCTTACCAAGATAAATTCTATATTGGCAGTAGAAATGGAAATAAGATAATAGTTGAAATGGAAGGAGAAAATGCAGGAAATTGGTACAACCTGATCGAAGAAAAGAAAGGAAATATAGTAGACCTTTGGACTTTAGTTAAAGGTAATATAGATTCTGCTGAGACATGGTTGAACGGTAAAGATGAAAGAAGTTCCACATTACAAGAAAAACAAAACGAAGAAAAAGCATTTTCTGTAAACCATTACTTAAATGACAAATCACCAATGCCAAAAGATATAATAGGCCCAAGAATTTTGACACCAGGTGGTCTTTTGGTCATAGGTGGTACTCCAAAGATTGGCAAAAGTCATTTTCTTCTTTCTCTATTAGTACATCTGGCAGCAGGAAGATCATTTCTTGGCATGAAACCTACAAGATCGCTAAAAATATTCTATCTACAAAATGAAATGGAATATGATTATATTAGAGAACGTATACAACAACTCAACAAACTTCCTCATTTAGCAACAGAAAACTTAGTTGTGACGAACAAGATGAATTTGACCTTAAATGAAGAAGGTATAGAAAAAATAAAAAATATGGTAGAGGAAAAGTTTGATTTAGTTGTGATTGATTCTCCTTATAATTCCGTTAACTATGGTCTGCAGCATGCAATAGAAAAACTACGTTCCAAGATTAATCCTATGGCTGGAATAATCATCACAAATCACACCAAAAAAGTATCTACCTCTATATTGGAAAAGAATCTATTTCAAGCTCTCGTTGGTGCTAACGCTTTAAGAAGTTTTTATACATCTGGAATAGTAATATTTCAACCCAATAAACGTACAAATATCTTGCAAGTAGTATATGAACTTAGAAACGGTAGATCTATACTAACAAAATTCATCAACAAGATTAATGGATGTTGGAAATCTGCTAACGTTATAGCTAGAACATAA
- a CDS encoding crossover junction endodeoxyribonuclease RuvC → MLTLDLGKQTGWAILTDGVIESGSKSFHGSRFSGGGMCFLSFNNWLNSLKHEFTAVYFEEVRRHLGTDAAHCYGGFLAVLSAWCEENNIPYQGVNVKAIKRFITGKGNASKSEVIEAVKEKGGLPKDDNESDALALMFYVMDFSKDINKMKNP, encoded by the coding sequence ATCTTAACACTAGATCTCGGCAAACAAACGGGCTGGGCAATTCTAACAGATGGAGTAATTGAAAGTGGAAGCAAAAGCTTTCATGGTAGCCGTTTCAGTGGAGGTGGAATGTGTTTTTTAAGTTTTAACAATTGGCTTAATTCTTTGAAACATGAGTTCACTGCAGTGTATTTTGAGGAAGTAAGAAGACATCTAGGAACTGATGCAGCTCATTGCTATGGTGGTTTTCTTGCAGTGCTGTCTGCTTGGTGTGAAGAGAACAATATTCCCTACCAAGGTGTTAATGTTAAAGCTATAAAACGCTTTATAACAGGCAAAGGTAATGCAAGTAAGAGTGAAGTTATTGAAGCTGTAAAGGAAAAAGGGGGTTTGCCTAAAGATGATAATGAATCTGATGCTTTAGCATTAATGTTCTATGTTATGGATTTCAGTAAAGATATTAATAAGATGAAAAATCCATAA
- a CDS encoding phage terminase large subunit family protein, whose amino-acid sequence MIYATSFSEGLKPDPELKVSEWANEYRVLAPTAASEPGKWRTERTPYLKEIMDSLSPSSPAEKVVFMKGAQIGGTEAGNNWIGYIIDQTPGPMLVVQPTVEMGKRWSKGRFAPLIESTPCLKSKVKDPRSRDSGNTVQSKEFPGGIVVITGANSSVGLRSMPVKYLFLDEIDAYPGDSGGEGDPVLLSIARTNTFARRKIFLVSTPTIHGISRIEKEFEATDKQYFFVPCPYCNYYQVLKWSQIKWENNDSRTAHYVCTECSGKIENHQKTEMLERGEWRPTNRVKGEKKGFHLSSLYSPVGWYSWTQAVEDFLHAKESEQLLKVWINTTLGETWVDKGEVPDWKQLFNRREFFPVGTVPRREVVLTAGVDVQKDRLEVEVVAWGKSRESWSIEYRVFEGDTGRGEVWGKLSELLNHHFIGENGLEYMISMMAVDAGYATQEVYNWVRDHQGSGRVMAVKGVNKALVPLSSPSRVDITVGGQKLKRGIKLWPVGVSILKSELFQLLNVLKDGEEAPAGYCHFPEYAPEYFKQLTAEQLVSKVVKGYTKQEWQKVRERNEVLDCRIYARAASIALGIDRWPESKWNSLSEKPESKKSKKIVKSKWISE is encoded by the coding sequence ATGATATACGCCACATCTTTTTCTGAAGGTTTAAAACCAGATCCAGAGCTTAAAGTATCAGAGTGGGCAAATGAGTATCGAGTTTTAGCGCCAACTGCAGCATCAGAGCCAGGTAAATGGAGAACAGAAAGAACTCCTTATTTAAAAGAAATCATGGATTCACTTTCTCCGTCCTCACCAGCAGAAAAAGTAGTATTCATGAAAGGAGCGCAGATTGGAGGAACAGAAGCTGGTAACAATTGGATAGGCTATATTATAGATCAGACTCCTGGTCCAATGTTAGTTGTGCAGCCAACAGTTGAAATGGGAAAGCGTTGGTCAAAAGGAAGATTTGCGCCGTTAATAGAGAGTACGCCATGTTTAAAGAGTAAAGTAAAAGACCCAAGGTCAAGAGACTCAGGCAATACTGTACAAAGTAAGGAATTCCCAGGTGGAATAGTAGTAATAACTGGAGCAAACAGCAGTGTAGGACTGAGGTCTATGCCAGTAAAATATCTCTTTCTTGATGAAATAGACGCCTATCCAGGAGATTCAGGTGGTGAAGGAGATCCAGTGCTGCTCAGTATTGCTCGAACTAATACATTTGCACGGCGAAAGATTTTTTTAGTATCAACACCAACGATTCATGGAATAAGCAGAATTGAGAAAGAATTTGAAGCAACAGATAAGCAGTACTTTTTTGTACCATGTCCGTATTGTAATTACTATCAAGTTCTAAAATGGTCACAAATTAAATGGGAAAACAACGACTCAAGAACAGCACATTATGTCTGCACTGAATGTAGCGGCAAAATAGAAAATCATCAAAAGACAGAGATGCTTGAGCGTGGAGAATGGAGACCTACTAATAGAGTAAAAGGTGAGAAAAAAGGATTTCATCTTTCAAGTCTTTATAGTCCAGTAGGCTGGTATAGCTGGACTCAAGCAGTAGAAGATTTTCTTCATGCAAAAGAAAGTGAACAATTACTAAAAGTATGGATAAATACTACGCTTGGAGAAACCTGGGTAGACAAAGGAGAAGTACCAGATTGGAAGCAATTATTTAACAGGAGAGAATTTTTTCCCGTAGGCACAGTACCTAGGAGAGAAGTGGTGCTTACTGCAGGAGTAGATGTCCAAAAAGATCGTTTAGAAGTAGAAGTTGTAGCATGGGGAAAAAGCCGCGAAAGTTGGTCAATAGAATACCGAGTATTTGAAGGTGATACTGGAAGAGGAGAAGTATGGGGAAAACTCTCTGAGCTCTTAAATCATCATTTTATCGGTGAAAATGGTCTTGAATACATGATAAGTATGATGGCGGTTGATGCTGGGTATGCGACACAAGAAGTATACAATTGGGTAAGAGATCATCAAGGCTCTGGAAGAGTAATGGCAGTGAAAGGTGTAAATAAAGCTCTAGTACCACTTAGCAGCCCAAGTAGAGTAGATATAACAGTTGGTGGTCAAAAGCTAAAAAGAGGAATAAAGCTCTGGCCAGTGGGAGTATCGATTTTAAAGTCAGAACTTTTTCAATTACTTAATGTTTTAAAGGACGGTGAAGAAGCTCCAGCAGGATACTGTCATTTTCCCGAGTATGCACCTGAATATTTTAAGCAGCTAACGGCAGAGCAATTAGTCAGCAAAGTAGTAAAAGGTTATACCAAACAAGAGTGGCAAAAGGTAAGAGAAAGAAATGAAGTATTAGACTGTAGGATTTATGCAAGAGCAGCATCGATAGCACTGGGAATAGATAGATGGCCAGAGAGTAAATGGAATAGTTTAAGTGAAAAACCAGAAAGTAAAAAATCAAAGAAAATAGTGAAAAGCAAATGGATCAGCGAGTAG
- a CDS encoding glycoside hydrolase family 25 protein, producing MRENFLRKVVKEEYSEFLEQLKTFIKLWENRESPVNGIIDLSHWQENVNFKLDKENGIVGVIHKATQGLKYVDSKYAKRRKKAEEEGLLWGAYHFGTEGNGKNQADHFLKTVGESKNTILALDIEENKSGKNIAVKQAEEFVKRVEEVTGRLPLIYGSSYFLKDFATPTLTKCPLWIAIWRKELTLPKGWNDWILWQYTDGKTNPEPHEVEGIGKCDRNKFNGTLKKLREFWLV from the coding sequence ATGAGGGAAAATTTTCTGAGAAAAGTTGTAAAAGAGGAATATTCTGAATTTTTAGAGCAATTAAAAACTTTTATAAAACTATGGGAGAATAGAGAGAGTCCAGTAAATGGAATAATAGATTTGTCACATTGGCAAGAAAATGTGAATTTTAAGCTAGACAAAGAGAATGGTATAGTTGGAGTAATTCACAAGGCAACACAAGGGCTAAAATATGTGGATTCAAAGTATGCGAAGAGAAGAAAGAAAGCTGAAGAAGAAGGATTACTCTGGGGAGCATATCATTTTGGCACAGAAGGAAACGGCAAGAATCAAGCTGATCATTTTCTAAAAACGGTAGGCGAAAGCAAAAATACCATACTTGCGCTGGATATTGAAGAAAACAAAAGTGGCAAAAATATTGCAGTTAAGCAAGCTGAGGAATTTGTAAAGAGAGTTGAAGAAGTAACAGGAAGATTACCCCTAATTTATGGCAGTAGCTATTTTCTTAAGGATTTTGCCACGCCAACTTTGACAAAATGTCCATTATGGATAGCAATCTGGAGAAAAGAGCTCACATTACCAAAAGGCTGGAATGATTGGATTTTATGGCAATATACTGACGGTAAAACAAATCCAGAGCCACATGAAGTAGAAGGAATCGGAAAATGTGACAGAAATAAATTTAACGGAACTTTGAAAAAATTAAGAGAATTTTGGTTAGTATGA
- a CDS encoding ATP-binding protein: protein MKIMNSNERLKVQTGIKMVIFGPYGIGKTSLLKTINEPTLCLDFEAGLLAVQDWQGDSVSIRTWNEARDIACLIGGPNPALKSDSAYSQRHYEHVSSKYRELASEFLKYRCIFIDSITVASRLCLLWAKMQPEAFSERSGKQDMRAAYGLLAQEMMAWLNQFQHIPNKDIITVGTLGQYLDDFNRSTWLPQCEGTKTASEIPGIVDEVISMVGIKKDDGTEVRSFVCQTINSWGYPAKDRSGCLNMVEEPHLGKLLTKIKTKAFAIQPVTPNI from the coding sequence ATGAAAATAATGAACAGCAATGAACGGCTAAAAGTTCAAACAGGTATAAAAATGGTCATCTTTGGTCCTTATGGTATAGGTAAAACTAGTCTCTTAAAGACCATAAATGAACCAACACTTTGTCTTGATTTTGAGGCAGGTTTACTTGCTGTTCAAGATTGGCAAGGGGATTCTGTAAGTATTCGTACTTGGAATGAGGCAAGAGATATTGCATGTCTCATAGGTGGTCCTAATCCTGCGTTAAAATCTGACTCAGCATATAGCCAAAGACACTATGAGCATGTATCCAGTAAATACAGAGAGCTTGCTTCGGAGTTTCTCAAGTATCGCTGTATTTTTATCGATAGTATTACAGTAGCCTCGCGTTTATGTCTATTATGGGCAAAAATGCAACCTGAAGCTTTTTCTGAAAGATCAGGAAAGCAAGATATGAGAGCTGCTTACGGATTACTTGCTCAAGAGATGATGGCTTGGCTCAATCAGTTTCAACATATTCCAAATAAAGACATCATTACAGTTGGAACTCTTGGACAATACCTTGATGATTTCAATCGCTCAACTTGGCTACCTCAATGTGAAGGTACTAAAACCGCAAGTGAAATTCCTGGGATAGTTGACGAAGTAATCAGTATGGTTGGAATCAAGAAAGATGATGGTACAGAGGTTCGTTCATTTGTCTGTCAGACAATTAATTCTTGGGGATATCCTGCTAAAGATCGAAGTGGTTGCCTTAATATGGTTGAAGAACCGCATCTAGGAAAACTTCTTACAAAAATTAAAACTAAAGCTTTTGCAATTCAACCTGTCACGCCCAACATATAG
- a CDS encoding AAA family ATPase produces MLQNFLTIGQKIPFFSVKEYLNDQSPIPEDIISPRILTKRGLLVLGGPPKIGKSDFLISWLVHMAAGRSFLGMTPSRPLKIFYMQTEIEYEYMKERLQQLDNELLNVAANNLIITPKVHLSFNHDEISEIKEIVNERFKPDVLAIDPLRNIFSSEYGNENDNSAMLFFLQKTLEKLRSAVNPDACIVLTHHTKKLSKKMLEEDPFQGLSGAGSLRGFYSTGMVMFAHDEESSVRQIVFELRNGERVPNKLVDKINGHWQLME; encoded by the coding sequence ATGCTACAAAACTTTTTAACTATTGGTCAAAAAATTCCTTTTTTCAGTGTGAAAGAATACTTGAATGATCAATCGCCAATACCAGAAGATATAATCTCACCAAGAATTTTAACAAAAAGAGGCTTATTGGTACTGGGTGGCCCACCTAAAATCGGTAAAAGCGACTTTTTGATCTCTTGGCTTGTCCACATGGCTGCTGGTAGATCATTTCTCGGTATGACACCAAGTAGACCTTTGAAAATCTTCTACATGCAAACTGAAATTGAATATGAATATATGAAAGAACGGTTGCAACAACTTGATAATGAACTTTTGAATGTAGCTGCTAACAACTTAATCATTACGCCAAAAGTGCACTTATCATTTAATCATGATGAAATAAGTGAAATTAAGGAAATTGTGAATGAACGCTTTAAACCTGATGTTTTGGCCATAGATCCATTACGTAACATCTTTAGCAGTGAATATGGAAATGAAAATGATAATAGTGCTATGTTATTCTTTCTGCAAAAGACTCTTGAGAAGTTACGCAGTGCTGTCAATCCAGATGCTTGTATTGTACTTACTCATCATACAAAAAAATTATCAAAAAAGATGCTCGAAGAAGATCCATTTCAAGGCCTAAGTGGTGCTGGATCTTTACGTGGATTTTACAGTACTGGTATGGTGATGTTTGCTCATGATGAAGAAAGCAGTGTACGCCAGATAGTATTTGAGCTTCGTAATGGTGAACGCGTGCCAAACAAACTTGTCGATAAGATAAATGGTCATTGGCAGCTAATGGAATAG
- a CDS encoding ankyrin repeat domain-containing protein, with the protein MADNLSLELIKCLINQPGLDVNVRGLNGKTPLHCAIEFDESSMVDLLLTKKNINPFVEDNEGKTSLDYAKEGKKAEILQALINHKYGSEQDSLLHLAAMIGEVNAVRYLIRKGIDVNVRNALHHTPLHLASGIGHENIVKILVEEGNAEIDVFDARNQTPMHYAVNNKKLEIVKLLLKLGADVNSARMGQNSMKLSPVHIAVSNTNYDERDLCLDILKCLIKEPNAQVNLQDYENKTPLHYAERLKTIEVLLTREDIDPLIRDDNGKTPFDYAKPEIKKALMSNKYGSEKNSLLHLAAQRGEIELVESILKEEIDIDIVNNKGLSPVYLAAEKGHLHVVKLLLKKGANYTPVLHLAIKSNNLELLKVLFTEKNGALLCRDTVINFPTLHNKYIAQREIADKRMKKHNNIICICITVSAVAMAAYIGLTATTISSAIIFATTTGIFALIIALMISEMSKRYIEKEFQKKMFMELEECSSTVNDVEIEPIMSRCRQ; encoded by the coding sequence ATGGCTGATAACTTAAGTTTGGAGTTAATAAAATGTCTCATCAATCAACCTGGATTAGATGTTAATGTCAGAGGATTAAATGGAAAGACACCACTACATTGCGCTATAGAGTTTGACGAGTCAAGCATGGTGGATTTATTACTCACGAAGAAGAACATTAATCCTTTTGTTGAGGACAATGAAGGCAAAACCTCCTTAGATTATGCCAAAGAAGGTAAAAAAGCAGAAATATTACAAGCATTAATCAATCACAAATACGGATCAGAACAAGATAGCTTACTTCATTTAGCTGCAATGATAGGTGAAGTTAATGCAGTTAGATATTTGATCAGAAAAGGTATTGACGTTAATGTACGAAATGCTCTGCATCATACACCATTACATCTAGCATCAGGAATAGGACATGAGAATATTGTCAAAATTTTAGTGGAAGAAGGAAATGCTGAAATAGATGTCTTTGATGCACGAAATCAGACACCAATGCACTATGCAGTTAATAACAAAAAGTTGGAAATAGTAAAGTTACTGCTAAAGCTTGGAGCAGATGTAAATAGCGCACGCATGGGACAAAACTCAATGAAATTGTCGCCTGTTCATATAGCTGTAAGTAATACTAATTACGATGAAAGAGATTTGTGTCTTGATATTCTCAAATGCTTAATAAAGGAGCCTAATGCTCAAGTAAATTTGCAAGACTACGAAAATAAAACGCCACTACATTACGCTGAAAGACTTAAAACAATAGAGGTTTTACTAACTCGAGAGGATATAGATCCTTTAATCAGGGATGATAATGGTAAGACACCATTTGATTACGCTAAACCTGAGATAAAGAAGGCTTTGATGAGTAATAAATACGGTTCTGAAAAGAATAGTCTACTACATTTAGCTGCACAAAGAGGAGAAATTGAGCTTGTAGAGTCTATCTTAAAAGAAGAAATCGATATTGATATTGTAAATAATAAAGGTTTATCACCGGTTTACCTTGCTGCGGAAAAAGGGCATTTACATGTAGTAAAGTTATTGCTGAAAAAAGGAGCAAATTATACACCTGTTTTACATTTAGCAATTAAATCAAACAATTTAGAGTTACTTAAAGTTTTATTTACTGAAAAAAATGGTGCATTGCTCTGCAGAGATACCGTTATTAATTTTCCAACCCTTCATAATAAATATATAGCACAGAGAGAAATAGCAGATAAAAGGATGAAAAAACATAATAATATTATCTGCATCTGTATTACAGTTAGCGCAGTAGCAATGGCAGCATATATAGGTTTAACAGCAACAACAATAAGCAGTGCAATCATTTTTGCAACAACAACAGGGATATTTGCGCTTATTATAGCACTAATGATAAGTGAGATGAGCAAAAGATATATAGAAAAGGAATTTCAGAAAAAGATGTTTATGGAATTGGAAGAGTGTAGTTCTACTGTTAATGATGTTGAGATAGAACCAATTATGAGTAGATGCAGACAATGA
- a CDS encoding gpW family head-tail joining protein: MYNEDYLIQVEQAIKKLQSGERVVSIAYGDHVVRYAEVQINDLLSLRQRIKGELKIAGMKPKRKIIFATNKGVI; encoded by the coding sequence ATGTATAACGAAGATTATCTAATTCAAGTTGAACAAGCAATAAAGAAGCTTCAGAGTGGCGAAAGAGTGGTATCAATTGCATATGGTGACCATGTGGTGAGATATGCTGAAGTTCAGATAAATGATTTGCTCAGCCTCAGACAACGCATCAAAGGTGAACTAAAGATTGCTGGAATGAAGCCTAAACGAAAGATTATTTTTGCAACAAATAAAGGAGTTATATGA
- a CDS encoding DNA modification methylase, producing MNLAIHYYPTRNLVEYERNPRKNDDVVNRMCASIREFGFRIPIVAKSDGTVVDGHLRLKAARKLGMESIPVVLSDNLNEPQTKAFRLLANQSANWAKWDDELLKVEIQELEDLQFDLKMTGFELEKVQRFLDDLDGEEEDLSDLVVDDKKVEITKPADLWILGDHRIYCGDSSLVESYKAVLDNKMADITVCDPPYNVDYGSSQEREEKKILNDNQGEKYELFLYDICSHILAYTKGAIYICISSSEFSTLQKVFEEAGGKWSTFIIWAKNHFTLGRSDYQRQYEAMLYGWKSGNKREWHGGRNQSDLWFYDKPTHNTLHPTMKPVELMERAIVNSSRSGDIVLDPFSGSGSTLIACERTGRICRTIELDSKFVDVTIKRWQIYTGRDAILAGTGKTFSEIQEENL from the coding sequence ATGAATTTAGCAATCCACTACTATCCTACTCGAAACCTAGTTGAATATGAGCGTAACCCACGTAAAAATGACGATGTGGTCAACAGAATGTGTGCTTCTATTCGGGAATTTGGCTTTCGTATACCAATAGTTGCAAAAAGCGATGGAACTGTGGTTGATGGTCATTTAAGACTTAAAGCAGCAAGAAAGCTTGGTATGGAGAGTATTCCAGTGGTTTTAAGTGATAATTTAAATGAACCACAAACCAAAGCTTTTCGATTACTGGCCAATCAATCAGCTAATTGGGCAAAGTGGGACGATGAGCTTTTAAAAGTGGAAATTCAGGAGCTAGAAGATTTACAGTTTGATCTTAAAATGACTGGATTTGAATTAGAAAAAGTTCAACGGTTTCTTGATGATTTAGATGGTGAAGAAGAAGATCTTTCTGACTTAGTTGTTGATGACAAAAAAGTAGAAATAACAAAACCAGCTGATTTATGGATTTTAGGTGATCATCGAATCTATTGTGGTGATAGCTCTTTAGTTGAATCATATAAAGCGGTATTAGATAATAAAATGGCAGATATTACCGTATGTGATCCTCCATATAACGTTGATTACGGTAGCAGTCAGGAAAGAGAAGAGAAAAAAATATTAAACGATAATCAAGGTGAAAAGTACGAACTTTTTCTCTACGACATCTGTTCCCATATTTTAGCATATACGAAAGGTGCAATTTACATCTGCATATCATCATCAGAGTTTTCAACGTTACAAAAAGTATTTGAGGAAGCGGGAGGGAAATGGTCAACATTTATCATTTGGGCAAAGAATCACTTTACGCTAGGAAGATCAGATTATCAAAGACAATACGAAGCAATGCTCTATGGATGGAAAAGCGGCAATAAACGTGAGTGGCATGGGGGTAGAAATCAAAGTGATCTGTGGTTTTATGATAAGCCAACGCACAATACACTACATCCAACAATGAAGCCAGTAGAGCTAATGGAAAGAGCAATAGTTAATAGCAGTAGATCAGGAGATATCGTACTTGATCCATTTAGCGGCTCTGGAAGTACACTGATTGCATGCGAGAGAACAGGAAGAATTTGTAGGACAATAGAGCTAGATTCAAAATTTGTAGATGTAACTATAAAACGTTGGCAAATATATACCGGAAGAGATGCCATTTTAGCCGGTACTGGCAAAACCTTTTCAGAGATTCAAGAAGAAAATTTGTAA
- a CDS encoding S49 family peptidase has protein sequence MKQQWLNRCVMVEPRSFELLSLQTGKQPIFKNIKHAVRNSERGIIPIHGILTKKPGAFDEMLGMTSYEQIEEQITQALADSSIETIILEIDSPGGEVNGIFDLADFIYESRAKKRIIAIANDDAYSAAYAIASSAEKVFVSRTSGVGSIGVIASHIDQSGFNEKCGIKYTTVFAGSRKNDLNPHEPMTSESMESLQKEVDRLYEMFVQLIARNRGLSIEKIRSTEAGLYFGERAIEIGLADGITILSSINKNRSITMNEQTTTDLETDNLTKYRTEVLELIRLCNLSRMPEKIEEFIEQGVSIEQAREVLMELLAERTKKTEILSAIPQNSGEELMMEVARTRAQSSI, from the coding sequence ATGAAACAACAATGGCTAAACAGATGTGTAATGGTAGAACCAAGGAGTTTTGAGTTACTGTCACTACAAACAGGAAAGCAGCCTATCTTTAAAAATATAAAACATGCAGTAAGAAATAGTGAAAGAGGAATAATACCGATACATGGCATTTTAACTAAAAAACCTGGTGCATTTGATGAAATGCTCGGAATGACATCATATGAGCAAATAGAAGAACAAATTACACAAGCATTAGCAGATAGTAGCATAGAGACAATTATACTGGAAATAGATAGCCCCGGAGGAGAGGTAAACGGTATATTTGACCTAGCTGACTTTATTTATGAATCAAGAGCAAAAAAGAGGATAATAGCGATAGCAAATGATGATGCGTATTCTGCTGCGTACGCTATAGCCTCTAGCGCTGAAAAGGTATTTGTGAGCAGAACCTCAGGAGTAGGAAGCATAGGGGTAATTGCAAGTCATATAGATCAAAGTGGATTTAATGAAAAATGTGGAATAAAATATACCACAGTATTTGCAGGAAGTAGAAAAAATGATTTAAATCCACATGAGCCAATGACGTCTGAAAGTATGGAAAGCTTACAAAAAGAAGTAGACCGACTATATGAAATGTTTGTGCAGCTAATAGCGAGGAACAGAGGTCTTTCAATTGAAAAGATTCGATCAACGGAGGCAGGGCTATATTTTGGCGAGAGAGCAATAGAAATAGGTCTTGCAGATGGAATTACAATTCTTTCATCTATTAATAAAAACAGGAGTATTACTATGAATGAACAAACTACAACTGACCTAGAAACTGATAATTTAACTAAGTATCGTACTGAAGTTCTTGAATTAATACGTTTATGTAACTTATCACGAATGCCAGAGAAAATAGAAGAATTTATAGAGCAAGGCGTAAGTATTGAGCAAGCCAGGGAAGTTTTAATGGAATTACTTGCAGAGAGAACGAAAAAGACAGAGATACTGAGTGCAATACCGCAGAATTCAGGAGAAGAGTTGATGATGGAGGTAGCAAGGACTAGAGCGCAATCAAGTATTTAA
- a CDS encoding head decoration protein has protein sequence MSCIIEQNNLGDLLKYEASSLYSRDQITVAKGQNLKLGTVVGSDKDNMIKIINPTATDGTQTAIGAIVSDVNATENAKAVIITRIAMLADHAIVWPTGITEEQKAAAIKQLEGRGIIVRKGV, from the coding sequence ATGAGTTGTATAATCGAACAAAATAATCTAGGTGACTTATTAAAGTATGAGGCATCAAGTCTATATTCAAGAGACCAAATAACGGTAGCCAAGGGACAAAATCTTAAACTTGGTACAGTTGTTGGTAGTGATAAGGATAACATGATTAAGATAATAAATCCAACTGCAACAGATGGTACACAAACAGCAATAGGTGCGATAGTAAGTGATGTAAATGCGACAGAAAATGCCAAAGCAGTAATCATTACACGTATAGCAATGCTAGCAGATCATGCAATTGTGTGGCCAACAGGTATCACTGAAGAGCAAAAAGCTGCAGCAATAAAGCAACTTGAAGGACGAGGGATCATTGTCCGCAAGGGAGTGTAA